The Kosakonia sacchari SP1 genome includes a window with the following:
- the astB gene encoding N-succinylarginine dihydrolase yields the protein MKAREVNFDGLVGLTHHYAGLSFGNEASTKHRFQVSNPKLAAKQGLLKMKALADAGFPQAVIPPQERPNIAVLRQLGFSGSDEQVVEKAAAQAPQILSAASSASAMWVANAATVCPSADALDGKVHFTVANLNNKFHRAMEAPTTEALLRAIFRDETVFAVHPALPQVAMFGDEGAANHNRFGGDYGEAGVQLFVYGREYASHDAPARYPARQTREASEAVARINQVRAEQVVFARQNPDVIDLGVFHNDVIAVSNRQVLFCHELAFADQASVLAELHSKVPGFMAIEVPQQAVSVTDAVATYLFNSQLLSRDDGSMMLVLPQESQEHAGVWRYLNTLLAQDNPISELKVFDLRESMANGGGPACLRLRVVLTEAELRAVNPAVMMNDSLFATLNDWVDRYYRDRLTQADLADPQLLREGREALDRLTQLLNLGSVYPFQR from the coding sequence ATGAAAGCACGTGAGGTTAACTTCGATGGCCTGGTAGGGCTAACGCACCATTACGCCGGATTATCTTTTGGTAATGAAGCCTCGACCAAACACCGCTTTCAGGTTTCTAACCCGAAACTGGCGGCAAAGCAGGGGCTACTGAAAATGAAAGCGCTCGCCGACGCGGGTTTCCCGCAGGCGGTGATCCCACCGCAGGAGCGCCCCAATATCGCGGTCTTGCGCCAGCTTGGTTTCAGCGGTAGCGATGAGCAGGTGGTGGAAAAAGCTGCCGCGCAAGCGCCGCAGATCCTCTCCGCCGCCAGTTCGGCATCGGCGATGTGGGTCGCAAACGCGGCTACCGTCTGCCCGTCGGCGGATGCGCTGGATGGCAAAGTGCATTTCACGGTTGCCAATCTGAATAATAAATTCCACCGCGCGATGGAAGCCCCAACCACAGAAGCGCTGCTGCGCGCCATCTTCCGCGATGAAACGGTGTTTGCTGTCCACCCGGCGCTGCCGCAGGTTGCGATGTTTGGCGATGAAGGTGCGGCGAACCATAACCGCTTTGGCGGTGATTACGGCGAAGCGGGTGTGCAACTCTTCGTTTATGGCCGGGAGTACGCAAGCCACGATGCCCCGGCGCGCTATCCGGCGCGGCAGACGCGTGAAGCCAGCGAGGCGGTGGCGCGTATTAACCAGGTGCGCGCGGAGCAGGTGGTTTTCGCCCGACAAAACCCGGACGTTATCGATCTGGGCGTGTTTCATAACGATGTGATTGCCGTTTCGAACCGACAAGTCCTTTTTTGTCACGAACTGGCTTTTGCCGACCAGGCTAGTGTGCTGGCCGAGCTACACTCTAAAGTACCGGGGTTTATGGCGATTGAAGTTCCGCAGCAGGCCGTTTCTGTTACCGATGCGGTGGCAACGTATCTGTTTAATAGCCAACTGCTGAGTCGGGATGATGGCAGCATGATGCTGGTGCTGCCGCAGGAGTCGCAGGAACATGCTGGTGTGTGGCGCTATTTGAACACGCTGCTGGCGCAGGATAACCCAATCAGTGAGCTTAAAGTATTTGACCTGCGTGAAAGCATGGCGAACGGTGGTGGTCCGGCGTGCCTGCGCTTGCGTGTCGTGCTGACCGAGGCGGAGTTGCGGGCCGTTAACCCGGCGGTGATGATGAATGACAGTTTGTTTGCCACCCTCAATGACTGGGTGGATCGGTACTATCGCGATCGGCTGACGCAAGCGGATTTAGCCGATCCGCAGCTTTTGCGAGAGGGGCGGGAAGCGCTGGACCGATTAACGCAGTTGTTGAATCTGGGATCGGTGTATCCCTTCCAGCGTTAA
- the astD gene encoding succinylglutamate-semialdehyde dehydrogenase has translation MSLWIKGDWVTGQGERRVKTNPVSHEALWHGFDADSEQVALAYQAARDAFPQWAQQTFTERQAIVEKFAALLESNKAALAEIIARETGKPRWEAATEVTAMINKAAISVKAYHTRTGEQHTEMADGAATLRHRPHGVLAVFGPYNFPGHLPNGHIIPALLAGNTVIFKPSELTPWTGEAVVKLWEQAGLPAGVLNLVQGGRETGQALSALPGLDGLLFTGSANTGYQLHRQLAGQPEKILALEMGGNNPLIVEDPDDTDAAVHLAIQSAFITAGQRCTCARRLLVKRSKAGDDFLTRLVEVSARLQPQAWDAEPAPFFGGLISPQAAQQVYQAWQAHEARGGKTLLAPRLLAEGTSLLTPGIIEMTDVAEVPDEEVFGPLLCVWRYDDFDQAIRMANDTRYGLACGLISPDRQKFDQLLLEARAGIVNWNKPLTGAASTAPFGGVGASGNHRASAWYAADYCAWPMASLESPALTLPQTLSPGLDFSREAQP, from the coding sequence ATGAGTTTATGGATTAAAGGTGACTGGGTAACAGGCCAGGGAGAACGCCGTGTCAAAACCAACCCGGTAAGCCACGAAGCGCTGTGGCACGGCTTTGATGCTGATAGCGAGCAAGTGGCGCTGGCGTATCAGGCCGCGCGCGACGCTTTCCCGCAGTGGGCGCAGCAGACTTTTACGGAGCGCCAGGCCATTGTTGAAAAATTCGCGGCGCTGCTGGAGAGCAACAAAGCGGCGCTGGCAGAAATTATCGCCCGTGAAACCGGTAAACCGCGCTGGGAAGCGGCGACCGAAGTGACGGCGATGATCAACAAAGCCGCTATATCGGTAAAGGCGTACCACACGCGCACCGGCGAACAACACACAGAGATGGCTGATGGTGCCGCGACATTGCGCCATCGCCCGCACGGGGTGCTGGCTGTTTTCGGACCGTACAACTTCCCCGGCCATCTGCCGAATGGGCATATTATCCCGGCGCTACTCGCGGGTAATACCGTGATATTTAAACCAAGCGAACTCACGCCGTGGACCGGCGAAGCGGTAGTCAAACTCTGGGAGCAGGCCGGTTTGCCCGCAGGCGTGCTCAATCTGGTGCAGGGCGGGCGAGAGACCGGCCAGGCGCTGAGCGCATTACCGGGGCTGGATGGGTTGCTCTTTACCGGCAGCGCCAATACGGGATATCAGCTACACCGCCAGCTTGCCGGGCAGCCCGAAAAGATCCTCGCACTAGAGATGGGCGGCAACAACCCATTAATTGTTGAAGATCCCGATGATACCGATGCCGCTGTCCATCTGGCGATCCAGTCAGCATTTATTACCGCCGGGCAGCGCTGCACCTGCGCGCGTCGCTTACTGGTTAAACGTTCTAAAGCGGGCGATGACTTTCTGACGCGGCTGGTGGAAGTGAGCGCGCGGCTGCAACCGCAGGCCTGGGATGCGGAACCTGCACCCTTTTTCGGTGGTTTGATTTCACCTCAGGCGGCGCAACAAGTTTACCAGGCCTGGCAGGCGCACGAAGCGCGCGGCGGTAAAACCTTGCTGGCACCACGGCTGTTGGCGGAAGGAACCTCGCTGCTGACGCCGGGGATTATCGAGATGACCGACGTTGCGGAAGTGCCAGATGAAGAAGTGTTTGGCCCGCTGCTGTGTGTCTGGCGCTATGACGATTTTGATCAGGCAATCCGTATGGCGAACGACACGCGCTACGGGCTGGCCTGCGGGTTGATTTCCCCGGATAGGCAAAAATTTGATCAACTTCTGCTGGAAGCGCGCGCCGGGATAGTCAACTGGAACAAACCGTTGACCGGCGCGGCCAGTACCGCGCCGTTTGGTGGTGTCGGTGCGTCGGGTAACCATCGCGCCAGCGCATGGTACGCCGCAGATTACTGCGCCTGGCCGATGGCGAGTCTTGAATCTCCCGCGTTAACGTTGCCACAGACGCTCAGCCCGGGGCTTGATTTCTCGCGCGAGGCGCAGCCATGA
- the astA gene encoding arginine N-succinyltransferase, with the protein MMVIRPVAEGDLPALMRLAGKTGGGLTSLPVDEATLAARIERSRLTWQGELPKGEQGYVFVLEETQSGEVAGICAIEVAVGLNDPWYNYRVGTQVHASKELNVYNALPTLFLSNDHTGSSELCTLFLDPAWRKEGNGYLLSKSRFLFMAAFRERFNEKVVAEMRGVIDEHGYSPFWESLGKRFFSMEFSRADYLCGTGQKAFIAELMPKHPIYTHFLSQEAQEVIGEVHPQTAPARAVLEKEGFRYRNYVDIFDGGPTLECDVDRVRAIRKSRLVTAGEGQRAPGEWPACMVSNEQYQQFRAMLIYADPNTERLLLTAAELDALKCQPGDTVRLVRLCAEEKSGEEKAK; encoded by the coding sequence ATGATGGTGATCCGTCCTGTCGCCGAAGGCGATTTACCGGCGCTGATGCGGCTGGCCGGGAAAACCGGTGGCGGCCTGACGTCGTTGCCTGTTGATGAAGCAACGCTTGCTGCGCGTATTGAGCGTTCACGCCTTACCTGGCAAGGCGAGTTGCCGAAGGGTGAGCAGGGGTATGTTTTTGTGCTGGAAGAGACGCAAAGCGGCGAGGTGGCGGGGATTTGCGCCATTGAGGTCGCGGTGGGTTTGAACGATCCCTGGTATAACTACCGGGTCGGGACACAGGTGCATGCCTCGAAAGAGTTGAATGTCTATAACGCGCTGCCAACGCTGTTTCTCAGTAACGATCACACCGGCAGCAGCGAACTCTGCACACTGTTTCTCGATCCCGCCTGGCGCAAAGAGGGCAACGGTTATCTGTTGTCGAAATCCCGCTTTCTGTTTATGGCGGCATTCCGCGAGCGCTTCAATGAGAAAGTAGTGGCCGAGATGCGCGGCGTGATTGACGAGCACGGTTATTCGCCGTTCTGGGAGAGTCTGGGCAAGCGTTTCTTTTCGATGGAGTTCAGCCGGGCGGATTACCTGTGCGGCACCGGGCAAAAAGCTTTTATCGCGGAGCTGATGCCCAAGCACCCTATTTATACCCACTTCCTTTCACAAGAGGCGCAAGAGGTGATCGGTGAGGTGCATCCACAAACGGCACCGGCCCGTGCGGTGCTGGAAAAAGAGGGCTTTCGCTACCGTAACTACGTTGACATTTTTGATGGCGGGCCGACGCTCGAATGCGATGTCGACAGGGTGCGGGCGATTCGCAAAAGTCGCCTGGTTACGGCGGGCGAAGGCCAGCGCGCCCCGGGTGAATGGCCCGCGTGTATGGTTTCCAATGAGCAGTACCAGCAATTTCGCGCCATGCTTATTTACGCGGATCCAAACACCGAGCGTTTGTTATTAACGGCAGCCGAACTGGATGCGCTGAAGTGCCAGCCGGGGGATACCGTGCGGCTGGTGCGCCTGTGTGCCGAAGAGAAAAGTGGCGAGGAGAAAGCAAAATGA